A single Mangrovimonas sp. YM274 DNA region contains:
- a CDS encoding LacI family DNA-binding transcriptional regulator, producing MNKKTTIYDIAKKLDITAATVSRALNNNPKISKATRELVLKTAQKMNYEPNKLAVALKSGKSNNVGVIVPRIDRNFFSTVIRGIEEELHPHGYHVIICQTHNDQDLEAKNLEALLNAQVDGIMISASNVALDENHIIHKIIQKNVPLIFFDRKKNIPGVSSVTINDYEAAYNATKHLIDQGCQHIAHIGGDLSIEIYDERFSGYKQALLDNGFEYDENYVELVRSKVEEGKKAAKKLMKLNPQPDGIFSSSDPVILGAIQEMTSQGIKIPEDCAVIGFSNEPFTKFMELPITSVDQSPLEMGKITAQVFLEQVNNTNNVKVEKKVVLSPELMIRKSSLKKG from the coding sequence ATGAACAAAAAAACAACTATCTACGACATTGCCAAAAAGCTGGACATTACAGCTGCTACGGTATCCAGAGCCCTTAACAACAACCCAAAGATTAGCAAAGCCACACGGGAGCTGGTACTAAAAACTGCGCAAAAAATGAACTACGAGCCCAATAAATTGGCCGTAGCCCTTAAAAGCGGTAAAAGCAATAACGTAGGGGTAATTGTTCCTAGAATTGACCGCAATTTCTTCTCCACCGTTATTCGTGGTATTGAGGAGGAATTACACCCACATGGCTACCATGTCATCATTTGTCAAACCCACAATGATCAAGACCTGGAAGCCAAAAATTTGGAAGCCCTATTAAACGCTCAAGTGGATGGTATTATGATTTCTGCATCCAATGTTGCCCTTGACGAAAATCATATCATTCATAAAATCATTCAAAAGAATGTGCCGTTGATTTTCTTTGACCGCAAGAAGAACATTCCGGGAGTAAGCTCGGTAACCATCAATGACTACGAAGCGGCTTACAATGCGACCAAGCACCTTATAGACCAAGGCTGTCAACATATTGCTCACATAGGCGGTGACCTGAGCATTGAGATATATGACGAACGTTTTTCAGGATACAAGCAGGCATTGCTCGATAATGGTTTTGAATATGATGAAAACTATGTGGAATTGGTACGAAGTAAAGTTGAGGAAGGTAAAAAGGCTGCCAAAAAGTTAATGAAGCTCAATCCTCAGCCAGATGGCATTTTCTCATCAAGTGACCCCGTTATTTTGGGAGCAATCCAAGAAATGACATCACAAGGGATAAAAATCCCTGAAGATTGTGCCGTAATAGGCTTTAGTAATGAACCTTTTACAAAATTCATGGAACTTCCTATTACTTCTGTTGACCAATCGCCATTGGAAATGGGAAAAATAACTGCCCAAGTATTTTTGGAGCAAGTGAACAACACCAATAATGTAAAAGTTGAAAAGAAGGTCGTACTAAGCCCAGAATTAATGATTAGGAAATCCTCATTAAAAAAAGGCTAG